A window of Mucilaginibacter robiniae genomic DNA:
GAATATCTAAATCTTCAACATCTTTTGGAACAAAGGCTTGTCCTTTAGCTTTATCCAGATAAGATTGCATGAAAAAGCCTGCCATGTAGTGATACCACTGTTCTACATAAGGAATCAGCTTATTGATATCTTCCTCTCTAATTTGATTATCTAAAAACAAGCTGCCATATGCTGCGTAATGGAAAGAGCGAATCATGCCTGCAACGTCACGCAATGGTGAATACTTTAAACGGCGCTCACTGTAGCTGCGAGCTGGTTCACCTTCAAAATCCAAAATTAAAAAGTCTTTTCCGGTGAATAATACCTGACCTAAATGATAATCGCCGTGGATACGTATTTTAGTTACATCGATCTTGCGACTATATATTTTTTTCAGGATAGCCAGAATCTCATCTTTCATACCTAATACTTCTTCAGCCTCTGCCCTAACCTCACCGGTAAGCTGCTTGATGTTTTTGCTCAGGCTCTGAAAAGCTACCCTTACTAAAGATTGCAATGAAGAAAACAATGAACGCTGGTAATGCAATGAATAATCTTCTGGCTTAAAGGCTGGATCTTCATGATCTGAAGAAAGAGCAACGTGCATTTCGGCAGTGCGTTCGCCCAGCAATCTTACCAACTCAGCTACGCTACCATCCAGCAAAGCTTTCAAGCTTTCTGGTATTTCCTCGTATTTTACAGGATTGGTTAAGCCTCCCAATAAATCGGTAGATATTTGGGTATTATCAGTACTTGATAGCAGCTGTTCATTAAAGTCGTCTAACCGCTCAAGCATATATCCCCATCCGTCGCTGTTGCTTTTTACCAGCTCCTGCATCATGCCTAATACCATGGTATCTTTACCAAAACTCCACTCAATAGAGCCAATGAATTCCGGTATATGCTTGAATTGAGCTTTCTGACTTAAAAATTCAGTAACTTCTACATCAGGGTTAATAGCACGATCAACCTTACGATAGATTTTCAGATAATACTGACCATCGTAAGTAATAGAAGTATTACTTTGCTCAGCGCCTAACACTTTAGGTTTAGCTTGCGGATTTTCAGCTATATACTGTTTTAGTTGTTCGTTTCCTTTAAACAGAAGCTCGCCTTGCGATTGCGGAATAGCATTATGATTACCCATATTGGTTATGATAGCTTGTTGCAAATCAAAACCATAAATGGCATCATACAGTATTCCTTCTTCTCCCTTAATGTTCACGGTAGCAATAACCGATTGCGGGCAGTTTTCCTGTAATTTGTAAGCATTTTGTCCTTTAGTAAAAGCTACAGGCAACTGGTAAGTATCAGGTAATCCATCACGATAAGATACTTCAATTAGTATGATATGTGCGCTTCCCTCTTCTAGCGGTATTTTAGCATGGTCAACAATATGAACGTTTTCTATTCCTCTACTTTTACCGCCAAACCAACGCATACGCATCATGTAAGCCGGTAAAATTCGATTTTCGAATCGTTCTAAAACTTCGCGGCTTGAAAACGCTTCCCAGCTGTCTAGCTTAATATCTTGCAACTGCGAATTATCCTGTGATTCAGAACGTGTATTTTCCAACAGGAAAACCTGGCTGGCATAAGCTCCAAGGGTTACGAAATAAGGTGCATCTTCACGAATGGCGGGGAAACGGTTCCGGCTTAAAATTTCTACTGGCACATAGCTTTTGTAAGCACTTAATTCCAATTCAACTGGCTGTGTAAAACGAGACAGATTGCTGATCACCAACATAGTTTGATCCTCATAGGTACGGGTAAATGCCAGCACCTTTGAGTTTTCACTTTGCACGAATTTCATATCGCCCCTGCTAAAAGCTTTATATTTTTTACGGGTGCTGATAATACGCTTCATCCACCACAACAGTGAAGAAGTATTTTGGGATTGCAAATCTACGTTAACCGATTCATAATGGTATTGCGGATCTAAGATAAGCGGCAGGTACAAACGCTGTGGGTTGGCTTCAGAAAAGCCGGCATTCCGGTCGGCATCCCATTGCATTGGCGTACGCACACCATCACGGTCACCTAAATAAAAGTTGTCGCCCATACCTATTTCATCACCGTAATACAATACAGGAGTACCGGGCAGCGCGAACAACAATGTATTTAGTAACTCAATTTTACGTCGGTTATTTTCTAACAATGGCGCTAACCGGTGTCTGATACCTAGGTTGATACGCGCTTTCGGATCTTTTACATACACTTTGTACATGTAATCACGTTCCTCATCGGTCACCATCTCCAAGGTAAGCTCATCGTGGTTACGCAAGAATATAGCCCACTGGCAGGTGTTTGGTATTTCTGGAGTTTGGTCGAAAATATCTGTAATCGGATATTTATCTTCCATCTGTAAAGCCATAAACATACGTGGCATTACTGGGAAGTGGTAATTCATCTGGCATTCATCGCCATCACCAAAATAGGCAGCAGAATCTTCCGGCCACATATTGGCTTCAGCTAGCAGTAGTGTACCAGGGTAGCGATCATCAATATATTTACGCAACTTTTTTAAGAAAACATGAGTTTCCGGCAGGTTTTCACAATTGGTGCCATCTCGTTCAAACAAGTATGGTACGGCATCCAGCCTAAAGCCATCTACACCCATTTTGCACCAGTAATCCAGTATTTTAAATACTTCTTCTTGTACTATAGGGCTATCATAGTTTAAATCTGGCTGATGATGAAAAAACCGGTGCCAATAATATTGTTGAGCTACCGGATCCCAGGTCCAGTTGGAAGCTTCAAAATCCTGGAAGATAATACGGGCATCTTTGTATTGTTTAGGATCATCGGTCCATACATAGTAATTTCGCTTATCAGAACCTTTAGGTGCTTTACGCGCCCGCTGAAACCAAGGGTGTTGATCGGAAGTATGATTGATAACCAACTCTGTAATCACCTTCAGCCCTCTTTTATGTGCCTCATTTAAAAACACTTTAAACTCTTTCACATCACCATATGATGGGTTAATATTGTAATAATCAGCAATATCATAACCATCATCTCTCAACGGCGACGGATAGAAAGGAAGCAGCCAGATAGCTGTTACCCCCAAGTCTTGCAGGTAATCCAGCTTTTCCATTAAGCCTTTAAAATCGCCTATACCATCGCCATTGCCGTCGCGGAATGCTTTGATATGAAGTTCATATATAATGGCATCTTTATACCAGTGTAATTTATCGTCAATCGGTGTTATGTTCTCAGGCATGGTTTATAATTTTTCTACTTTAAAAATATGTGCAGGCATTTGATAAGGATTTAACTCAACATAGTTAAACTCGCCCCATTGGTATTTGCTGCCGCTTAATAAATCTTTTACTATATAAGGTTCATCATACCCAATGTTTAACTCAGGTAAAGGTATTTTAACATTTGCACTTTGGGTATTAAATACATCCAAATTTACTACTACAATCAGCTTATTTCCGGTTTGCTTATCTACTTTAACATAGCAGATAATTTGATCGTTACTGGTTTCGGCAAACTCGATATTCCAGGTTGAATGCAGCGCAGTATTTTCTTTACGTATGCGGTTCAGGCGGGTTATAATTTCACCTATACGGGTGTACTCACTCCAGTCCCAATGCTTAACTTCATACTTTTCATTATCCACATACTCTTCCTTTACACCATGAGGCTCGTTAATGCCAAATTCATAAACCGGACCATACAAGCCATAGTTGGATGATAAGGTACCGGCTAAAATAACCCGCATAATATGTGCATTTTCGCCACCTAAGGTAAGTGCCGGAGGTAATATGTCGGGGGTGTTAGGCCAGAAATTAGGCCGGAAGTAGTAGCGCATTTCACTTTGCGTCAGCTCAGTCATGTACTCTTCTATTTCCTGCTTGGTATTGCGCCAGGTAAAATAGGTGTATGATTGGTTGAAACCAGCTTTAGCCAGCCGCTCCATAATACGCGGACGAGTAAAGGCTTCGGCCAGAAACAATACTTCCGGGTTCTTTTTCCGTACCTCACCAATCATCCATTGCCAGAAGCCGAAAGCTTTAGTATGCGGATTATCAATCCGAAATACACGTATCCCTGCTTCTATCCAATAATCAATTACGCTTTTTAGTTCATTCCACAGGTTTTGCCAGTCATCGGTTTCGAAGTTGAACGGCAAAATATCTTCATACTTTTTGGGCGGGTTTTCGGCATATTGAACAGTACCATCAGGCCGCCATTTAAACCATTGCGAATGCTCTTTCACATACGGATGATCGGGCGCACACTGATAGGCAATATCCATTGCAATTTCAATGTTGAGTTTATTAGCTTC
This region includes:
- the treS gene encoding maltose alpha-D-glucosyltransferase, with amino-acid sequence MPENITPIDDKLHWYKDAIIYELHIKAFRDGNGDGIGDFKGLMEKLDYLQDLGVTAIWLLPFYPSPLRDDGYDIADYYNINPSYGDVKEFKVFLNEAHKRGLKVITELVINHTSDQHPWFQRARKAPKGSDKRNYYVWTDDPKQYKDARIIFQDFEASNWTWDPVAQQYYWHRFFHHQPDLNYDSPIVQEEVFKILDYWCKMGVDGFRLDAVPYLFERDGTNCENLPETHVFLKKLRKYIDDRYPGTLLLAEANMWPEDSAAYFGDGDECQMNYHFPVMPRMFMALQMEDKYPITDIFDQTPEIPNTCQWAIFLRNHDELTLEMVTDEERDYMYKVYVKDPKARINLGIRHRLAPLLENNRRKIELLNTLLFALPGTPVLYYGDEIGMGDNFYLGDRDGVRTPMQWDADRNAGFSEANPQRLYLPLILDPQYHYESVNVDLQSQNTSSLLWWMKRIISTRKKYKAFSRGDMKFVQSENSKVLAFTRTYEDQTMLVISNLSRFTQPVELELSAYKSYVPVEILSRNRFPAIREDAPYFVTLGAYASQVFLLENTRSESQDNSQLQDIKLDSWEAFSSREVLERFENRILPAYMMRMRWFGGKSRGIENVHIVDHAKIPLEEGSAHIILIEVSYRDGLPDTYQLPVAFTKGQNAYKLQENCPQSVIATVNIKGEEGILYDAIYGFDLQQAIITNMGNHNAIPQSQGELLFKGNEQLKQYIAENPQAKPKVLGAEQSNTSITYDGQYYLKIYRKVDRAINPDVEVTEFLSQKAQFKHIPEFIGSIEWSFGKDTMVLGMMQELVKSNSDGWGYMLERLDDFNEQLLSSTDNTQISTDLLGGLTNPVKYEEIPESLKALLDGSVAELVRLLGERTAEMHVALSSDHEDPAFKPEDYSLHYQRSLFSSLQSLVRVAFQSLSKNIKQLTGEVRAEAEEVLGMKDEILAILKKIYSRKIDVTKIRIHGDYHLGQVLFTGKDFLILDFEGEPARSYSERRLKYSPLRDVAGMIRSFHYAAYGSLFLDNQIREEDINKLIPYVEQWYHYMAGFFMQSYLDKAKGQAFVPKDVEDLDILLQTFLLQKAVYELNYELNNRPTWVMVPLRGIKSIVMKNRLQTAQQQANGRL
- a CDS encoding alpha-1,4-glucan--maltose-1-phosphate maltosyltransferase, coding for MTDSSGQKRVIITNVYPTVEEGRFPAKTVIGEELTLSADIFSDGHDEIAASAYVKHANDAQWTEIPLTFVINDHWEAIFKAEKIGFYEFRIEGWVDHYTTWKKGLKKKFDAGQDIAVELQIGVELLEEAATENINDKPELLTWIDQFKQSSSPEQSVTLALSKEIAKVMYKHRHQNLVTVFPITYQIEVERKKAAYSTWYELFPRSASAEPGKHGNFKDVIKLLPRVAKMGFDVLYFPPIHPIGEKNRKGKNNSLTAGPDDPGSPWAIGNRLGGHKAIHPQLGTLKDFKALIQEANKLNIEIAMDIAYQCAPDHPYVKEHSQWFKWRPDGTVQYAENPPKKYEDILPFNFETDDWQNLWNELKSVIDYWIEAGIRVFRIDNPHTKAFGFWQWMIGEVRKKNPEVLFLAEAFTRPRIMERLAKAGFNQSYTYFTWRNTKQEIEEYMTELTQSEMRYYFRPNFWPNTPDILPPALTLGGENAHIMRVILAGTLSSNYGLYGPVYEFGINEPHGVKEEYVDNEKYEVKHWDWSEYTRIGEIITRLNRIRKENTALHSTWNIEFAETSNDQIICYVKVDKQTGNKLIVVVNLDVFNTQSANVKIPLPELNIGYDEPYIVKDLLSGSKYQWGEFNYVELNPYQMPAHIFKVEKL